The DNA segment CGGCGACGGCGTGCCCGTAGCCCGGGATGTACATGTGCGTGCCGAGCGGGATGACGCTGGGGTCGACGGCGACCACCCCGTGCCCGGCGGGCCGCCCGCTGGCGGTCACCCCGCTGCAGCCGGCGCAGCTCGCCGTGTACGCGGTCGCGACCATCGCGAGCGCCGAGCCGGCGAGCTTCAACGTCCCCTCGATCCCGCGCGAGGCGATCGCGGAGAGCGCCGTGTACTCGCCGATCCCTTCGGCGACGATGCGAGCCCGCGGCGCCCGGAGCACCCGCGCGACGAGCTTCGTGCGGCGCACCGCCCGGCGGTCGGGGCTGCGCGTGACGGCGTAATACACTTCGGCCAGGCCTGGCTTCCCGGGGTCGACGACCTTGGTGCGGCCGGCGGGGAGGGTCAGCGCCCAGCGCTTGACGACCTTCGCGGCCACCGGCTTGCGGACGGTTTCGGTCCACGAGTCGACGTGCCGCACGATCACCACCGCGTCGTTCTCGAGCGCGGCGGAGGGAGCGGGCGCGACCGAGTCGTGCTTGTCGTACGGCACGGCTTGCGTTCGTAACAGCTCCGCGACGTCGGCCGCGGCGGTGCGGACGGTTCGCGGGGCGCCGTCGACGACGACGGTGACCGGGACGGCGGCCCGGTAGACGACCGTCTCGCCGTCGGTCAGCGGGGCGGCCGGGTCGACGCTCAGGGCGTCCTCCGGAGCGCGAACGAGGTTCCGTTCGAGGAGCAGCTCGTCGGCCGTCTCGGCGCGGGTCTCAAGCGTTTCGGCGAGTCCGTCGTGGACGAGCGTGACCTGTTTGGCGGGGCCCGGCGCCGCGATGGCGGCGACCGTCTTGGCCAGCCGGTCCGGGACCGTGCCGGCGCCGAACGGCAGCAGCAGGCCCAATGAGAGCACGCCCGTCGCTGCGAGCGGTGATGGAAGATCGCTTCGGATCTCCGACTCCTTTCTCGTGCGGAGGGTGCGTCCCACCAAGCCCGGACTCATAGGTCCGTGCCGTCGTGGTTCACACACTCGACGTCGTAGCGGTGGTCGGCGAGCCTTCATCCCGAACCGGCAACGTGGTTCAGGGGCTCGGTCGAATGCCTCCAGGACCCGACGGGTCCCGGCGAACTCCGGTAAGGTAGCACGATCCTCAAGACCCCGTCAAATAGGATGGTCCTTGACTGACGGCGACCGGTTTTGATACGCGCGCGGCACCGTGCGGCGCCTTGCTGCCAGCGTGAAGGGCGGTGCGACCGCGCCGGTGCTTCGCGACCGGCGTGTGGGTGCGAGCGCGCTGCCGCGCGCCTGACGCAGCCGGCACGATGGTGCTGTCGTCCGGTGGCGAATGGCAGGATCCTAGTGCGAGTCGGCTTCTTCACCGAGTGCTACCGGCCCATCGTGAACGGCGTCGTCGCGAGCATCGACGCGCTGCGGGACGGCTTGTGCGCGCACGGCGTCGGCGTGACGACGGTCGCGCCGCACTTCCCGCGTTTCGTCGACGAAGAGCGCGGCGTGGTGCGCGTGCCGTCGCTGCCGCTGCCGACGCAAACCGCGTACCGCTTGTGCGTGCCGTATTTGAACGCCGACGATCGCCGGCGCGTGCGCGGCATCGATCTGGTGCACGCGCACTCGCCGTTCGTCACCGGCTGGATGGGCGCGTCGTACGCGCGCCGCCACCGCATTCCTTTGGTGTTCACCTACCACACGCGGTTGGATGCGTATGCGCACTACGCGCCGTTCGACCGCGCCACCACCGAGCGCGCGATGGTCGAGCTGACGCGCGTGTACGCGAACTGGTCCGACGCGGTCATCGTGCCGACGAACGCGATGCAGAACCGCTTGCGCGAGCTCGGCGTCAACGTGCCGATCGCCGTGGTGCCGAGCGCGATCGACGTCGAGCGCTTCGCCGCCGGACGGCGCAGCGCGCTCGTTCGCGCGCGGCTCGGTGCCACCGGCGAGGAACCGCTGGCGCTGGTCGTCTCGCGGCTGGGCGTGGAGAAGAACGTCGAGCTCGCGCTCGACGCGCTGGCGCTGAGCCCCCGGGTGCGGCTGGCGATCGTCGGCGAGGGGCCGCACCGCGCCGCGCTCGAGGAGCGCGCGCGGCGGCTCGGTGTCGCGGACCGCGTCCGCTTCGCCGGAACGCTCGCGCGCGAGCGGCTGCCGGACGTCTACGCCTCGGCCGACGCCTTCGTCTTCCCGTCCACGACCGAGACGCAGGGGCTGGTGCTGGCCGAGGCGCTCGCCGCCGGGCTCCCGGTCGCCGCTGCCGAGAGCGAGGCGTCGCGCGACGTGCTCGCCGGCTCCGGGCGGCTGGTCGCGCCCGAGCCCGAGGGCTTCGCCGCCGCAATTCGGGCCGCGGTCGCCGCCGGCCGCGATCAGAGTGCCGTACATTTGGCATTCTCACGGTTTACCGTGGAGATGCAAACGCGGCGAGTCCTCGAGCTCTATCGGGAGGTGCTGGCCGCGCGAGCAGCCTGACGACC comes from the Candidatus Eremiobacterota bacterium genome and includes:
- a CDS encoding DUF348 domain-containing protein, giving the protein MLSLGLLLPFGAGTVPDRLAKTVAAIAAPGPAKQVTLVHDGLAETLETRAETADELLLERNLVRAPEDALSVDPAAPLTDGETVVYRAAVPVTVVVDGAPRTVRTAAADVAELLRTQAVPYDKHDSVAPAPSAALENDAVVIVRHVDSWTETVRKPVAAKVVKRWALTLPAGRTKVVDPGKPGLAEVYYAVTRSPDRRAVRRTKLVARVLRAPRARIVAEGIGEYTALSAIASRGIEGTLKLAGSALAMVATAYTASCAGCSGVTASGRPAGHGVVAVDPSVIPLGTHMYIPGYGHAVAGDTGGAIRGRRIDLGFNSNAQANRFGRRPVTVYLFK
- a CDS encoding glycosyltransferase — protein: MRVGFFTECYRPIVNGVVASIDALRDGLCAHGVGVTTVAPHFPRFVDEERGVVRVPSLPLPTQTAYRLCVPYLNADDRRRVRGIDLVHAHSPFVTGWMGASYARRHRIPLVFTYHTRLDAYAHYAPFDRATTERAMVELTRVYANWSDAVIVPTNAMQNRLRELGVNVPIAVVPSAIDVERFAAGRRSALVRARLGATGEEPLALVVSRLGVEKNVELALDALALSPRVRLAIVGEGPHRAALEERARRLGVADRVRFAGTLARERLPDVYASADAFVFPSTTETQGLVLAEALAAGLPVAAAESEASRDVLAGSGRLVAPEPEGFAAAIRAAVAAGRDQSAVHLAFSRFTVEMQTRRVLELYREVLAARAA